CCCTTTTATTTTCAATTCCAGAAGTGGTCCTCCCGAGTATGTGGTAGTGCGAGAGATCTACGAACATGAGGACGCACAGGAGGAATTTGAGCTCGAGCTGGAGAAAGCTCTGGATGCTAATGCAAAGATAATCATCATAGAGCCTTCCAAACTTGGTGATGAGACCGCGCACTGGATCAGTGTAGGCAACTGTCTCCACAAGACATCAGTCCTAGCTGGACTGGGTGCTCTCATATCAGGAGGATGCTGGCCAGAGAGGGGATTGCTGTTTCTGCCCCTTGGTTCCTTGAGTGTATTGTGTGCTGGGGTATACGCCATCTCCTGGCAGTTTGATCCGTGTTGTAAATATCAAGTTGAACACAATAAGAACCGCATTAAGAAAATCCCAGTTCATACATTGACTACGACcactcctgtggtgttggtgaGACGTGACGACAAAAGGCGCAAGCTACTTCACAATGCTGTGTCACTTTGTGCTGGTGCTTTCTGTGCATGGAAGATATATCAGTGGTATATAGAATAGTGGTTCTGTATGCAGTGCCTATGATGTCAAACTGTAACAGCAGAAAATATAGGGCTGTTGTTGATGATAAATATCATGCAACTTGTGCCTCGATGACTGAATATGAGTGTGTGTACAGATTTCAAGGGCGATGATGTGTGCAGTGTTTTGTCTGTGAGGGCACCGAATTGTATAAAGTTATCTCTTCAAGACCTGTATAGATGCTGAGTCAGAAATTTCCACCTTTTACCCATGAGTGAAACTTTGAGAGCTTTCTCGCACTCATCctgcaaaacatatttttgggGAACCTTTGACATATAATACTTATAACCTTTATTAGCAAAAGCTGTTATATTTGAGTATTTTCAGATAACGAAGACTCTTTGTTGAAAAATAATTCAGGGAATGAATTCATCACATGTTTATTGACCAGTtattaaaatgtgtttaattttaGTTTCTGTGCTGTCTTTATTCATGGTGCTACTGGCAAACTAGGATAAGTTGTTTACAAGCAGTATGCGATGCAcagcaatgagcaaacccatttggctGGTGAAAGGTAGAGGATATGTAGGCTAGTGTacatgcagtgcatgatgatgaaattgattccacaCGTGGCTGTACACGCCCTGCTCATAACACTCTCACGTGGTCATTGTAGCAAGTTGGTAATACTCTGGAACGCAGACAACCTGGGGCCCCTTTGATCACAGTGGCATGCACCAGTGGGCAGAcctcatacatgctaatacggGTCAGTTGTTAGGTTGTTGCTCAgtttatccttgtttgccagtagtttcaagaatatattttgtaattacttTGTTTACTCACGACTAAAAATTTATGACTGTCATATCTTTACGTCAAAGCGGGGCAAGAGAAGTAACTTACTTACATGCAGAGTTATGCCCCTGGGGTTATATACCAGGATCCAGGAAATGCCAGACTTGTCAGCACACAGTGGGACTCAACTCAGTGAAGATTCTAGAATCTCAATGTTTCTGAATACGAATCACGAATATAatgtgttacatctgaccactttctatatGGTCTGGTGTATTAAAGACGATCAATGTGAAGAGCACATAAGTAATTACCATGTCACTCATGGTGGTCCCCATTAGTATCGTGGGTCAATGTCTGTGTTTTCTAATAAGTGAGGACAAACATAGAGTCAGCAGCAATGGCAGTCTAGGAATCAAAACCCAAACCAGCACCTGGgaaatgttttacagattcCTCAGTgtacatcaaccaagtcagaagtTTCACAAGCATTTACAAGTTAGTAGGGTCATACAAGACACTTGTTATGGAtctgcaacttctttattatttacacatgaCATTTCTTTGCTAAAATACATGATAAAAGTTtcttgtatcaaccaagtcatggAGGCTCACTACCTGATTCCACGAATCACTTCTTACAACATGCagtggttactgaagacaaattttgAACAGCTTCAAGGGGCTTTTATTTATgcccaaggttcattatgacaTGACCATGAACATAAGGCATTGTTGGCAACATAATACATTTGCAAGAGAAAGAATAAACTTTTTGAATTTGTGAAAGTTAGTATGAGATAATTTTTGGCAATAGAAACATCAAATGACAGGAAACAGATTTAGTTCAATAGGAAATGTTTCAAGGCAGCTTAAGTCGTTTGTACTGGAAACATAATAAACTTGTAAAAGTAATCAAAGGTGATTCTTCAGATATTGTCATATCAGGTGAAATTTTTAAACGCAAAGGGTTATTTgcttttgtgattttttttatatttattttgtaatattttaataCTTTATTTGGCTTGTAATGTTCGTTGAAATTTTATTTGATGTAAAGTTTGAGTGATGGGTCTGTAAATTGAGTATCAGTGAAACAACTTCACATGAAATGGTCTAGAGAGCCACTGAGATACAGTTCTATACATGAATCTCAAGTGCATTAGTGACAAGCATCTGTTCATCTATATGCAAGGTATTGCGGTTGTCTAGTGGTTAAGCTGTTTGCTCATCacttgggttcgatttccctcatgggtacatgtgaagttcatttcatcAATGACATTGTTGGAGTTTACCTTTATTccacactcaggaatattccagctatatcccggtgatgtgtaaatattcaagtctggagcagacagtccagtgagcaacagcatgagcattg
The nucleotide sequence above comes from Haliotis asinina isolate JCU_RB_2024 chromosome 5, JCU_Hal_asi_v2, whole genome shotgun sequence. Encoded proteins:
- the LOC137283564 gene encoding transmembrane protein 11, mitochondrial-like isoform X1; amino-acid sequence: MADKSRSGPPEYVVVREIYEHEDAQEEFELELEKALDANAKIIIIEPSKLGDETAHWISVGNCLHKTSVLAGLGALISGGCWPERGLLFLPLGSLSVLCAGVYAISWQFDPCCKYQVEHNKNRIKKIPVHTLTTTTPVVLVRRDDKRRKLLHNAVSLCAGAFCAWKIYQWYIE
- the LOC137283564 gene encoding transmembrane protein 11, mitochondrial-like isoform X2 yields the protein MADKSSGPPEYVVVREIYEHEDAQEEFELELEKALDANAKIIIIEPSKLGDETAHWISVGNCLHKTSVLAGLGALISGGCWPERGLLFLPLGSLSVLCAGVYAISWQFDPCCKYQVEHNKNRIKKIPVHTLTTTTPVVLVRRDDKRRKLLHNAVSLCAGAFCAWKIYQWYIE